One stretch of Saccharopolyspora erythraea DNA includes these proteins:
- a CDS encoding carboxylesterase family protein yields MLTDSLFRMPTLWCAEGHAEAGGKTYLYEFAWPTPVLDGAYGACHSLDVPFLFGVLDDEIGRPILGDPAPAGFEVLSAQLHRAWTSFATSGDPGWPRFGTDWRLARSWNVPVEVVSDPAGASRRIWREHA; encoded by the coding sequence ATGCTCACCGACTCGCTGTTCCGCATGCCGACGCTGTGGTGCGCCGAAGGGCACGCCGAGGCGGGTGGGAAGACCTACCTCTACGAGTTCGCCTGGCCCACGCCCGTGCTCGACGGCGCGTACGGCGCCTGCCACTCCCTCGACGTGCCGTTCCTGTTCGGCGTCCTCGACGACGAGATCGGCCGTCCCATCCTGGGCGACCCCGCACCGGCCGGTTTCGAGGTGCTGTCGGCACAGCTACACCGGGCCTGGACGTCGTTCGCGACCAGCGGTGACCCCGGATGGCCGCGGTTCGGCACCGACTGGCGCCTGGCCCGCTCCTGGAACGTGCCGGTCGAGGTGGTCAGCGACCCCGCCGGGGCGTCGCGCCGCATCTGGCGCGAGCACGCCTGA
- a CDS encoding AfsR/SARP family transcriptional regulator — MGSDAERRLRFAVLGPLRAWRGAERLDLGPVRQQAFLAGLVLRPDVTVSQRELLDGVWGDEPPGTGLKVVPGYVYRLRKCLRGAGPEPAVICGDRGGYRFRSRGVPVDAALLEQTVAEADVAALSGDLTAAVDGYDRALALYEGEPLAGLPGPFAAGERRRLAERRIALSQRKLEWLLRLNRPADAIGELSALTAAHPHDETLAALLIRALHAGGRRADALSVFAELRRRLVEELGVEPGEEVRAVHQAVLRGDDTALATRPPGEPPGRPAGARRVVRDELPVDTVELVGRDQELAVLTAPVAAGTVSVDAVDGVAGAGKTALAVRAARSVRARFPDGCLFVDLHGHSDGRDALTAQRVLRRLLRSVGFDERGVPDDLDELAACWRSATAALRLLLLLDDASGAEQVRPLLPSGPGSKVLVTSRQRLTGLDAGNRISLGPLGLGSAEVLLDRMVGSARSGGEQQAVRELARLCGRLPLALRIAGARLQNRPMWTYRDLVARLADDGNRLGELTAEDRSVEAAFRISYQQLPATERRAFRVLGLAPSPELDGLAVAAMLGWARYEAERVLERLVDTNLVQEPAAGRYRLHDLVAVFARRLAAQDPEEVAVARTRLLDLYVTATRCASEWDFSADATESRPDPPPFSGGEDASAWLDAAGDLTDVVGHAAAAGLPGHACRIVEGAADYLVRQGRYHECRSAIEIALPLTAGTAGEPMASALRFCLGYVDLTQGRLEQARHWFADAMRCRGGRGDRRDEARALAGLGVIAAAEGDHTEAVGLLTEVMTMADELDDPWLVERAASQLGYIQHVQGRHEEALARFAQFRVLAEKLGNPAMTARTLCFTGSVHLARGRFAEAAIALRQAAELAEQVVDVMLHLGCLTRLGTAEQELGNLDAALGLQRRALAGVSEEMPGLVSLEVRYRYGLTCLAAGRPAEARAQFEQALALADGIGHAQWRADVLDGLDRCGPR, encoded by the coding sequence ATGGGATCTGACGCCGAGCGGCGGCTCCGGTTCGCCGTCCTCGGTCCGCTGCGGGCGTGGCGCGGTGCCGAGCGGCTGGACCTCGGTCCGGTTCGCCAGCAGGCGTTCCTGGCCGGGCTGGTCCTGCGGCCGGACGTGACGGTCAGCCAGCGGGAGCTGCTCGACGGCGTGTGGGGCGACGAACCGCCGGGTACGGGTCTCAAGGTCGTGCCCGGATACGTCTACCGGCTTCGCAAGTGCCTGCGCGGTGCTGGCCCGGAGCCCGCCGTGATCTGTGGCGACCGGGGCGGGTACCGCTTCCGCAGCCGTGGCGTCCCGGTTGATGCGGCGCTGCTGGAACAGACCGTCGCCGAGGCGGACGTGGCCGCGCTGTCCGGAGATCTCACCGCGGCGGTGGACGGCTACGACCGCGCGCTCGCGCTGTACGAGGGCGAGCCGCTGGCCGGGCTGCCCGGGCCGTTCGCGGCGGGGGAGCGGCGGCGCCTGGCGGAGCGCCGGATCGCCCTGTCGCAGCGGAAACTCGAATGGCTGTTGCGCCTGAACCGCCCCGCCGACGCCATCGGCGAGTTGTCGGCGTTGACCGCCGCGCACCCGCACGACGAGACGCTCGCGGCGTTGCTGATCCGCGCGCTGCACGCCGGGGGACGCCGGGCGGACGCGCTGTCGGTGTTCGCCGAGCTGCGGCGGCGCCTGGTGGAAGAACTCGGCGTCGAGCCGGGGGAGGAAGTGCGCGCGGTGCACCAGGCCGTGCTGCGCGGCGATGACACCGCTCTCGCCACCCGCCCGCCGGGCGAACCGCCCGGGCGGCCCGCAGGAGCGCGCCGCGTCGTCCGCGACGAACTCCCGGTGGACACCGTCGAGCTGGTGGGGCGCGACCAGGAACTCGCCGTGCTCACCGCACCGGTCGCCGCTGGGACGGTGTCCGTGGACGCGGTGGACGGCGTCGCCGGCGCGGGCAAGACCGCGCTCGCGGTGCGTGCGGCGCGCTCGGTGCGCGCGCGCTTCCCCGACGGCTGCCTGTTCGTCGATCTGCACGGGCACAGCGACGGCCGGGATGCGCTGACGGCGCAACGGGTTCTGCGCAGGCTGCTGCGCTCGGTCGGTTTCGACGAGCGCGGTGTCCCGGACGACCTCGACGAGCTCGCCGCCTGCTGGCGGTCGGCGACCGCCGCGCTGCGGTTGCTGCTGTTGCTCGACGACGCCTCCGGCGCCGAGCAGGTGCGCCCGCTGCTGCCGTCCGGACCGGGCAGCAAGGTGCTGGTGACCAGCAGGCAGCGGCTGACGGGACTGGACGCGGGCAACCGGATTTCCCTGGGGCCGCTCGGCCTCGGTTCCGCCGAGGTGTTGCTCGACCGCATGGTGGGCAGCGCGCGCTCCGGTGGTGAGCAGCAGGCCGTGCGGGAGCTCGCTCGGCTGTGCGGCCGGCTGCCGCTCGCGTTGCGCATCGCAGGGGCCCGGCTGCAGAACCGTCCGATGTGGACGTACCGGGACCTGGTGGCGCGGCTGGCCGACGACGGGAACCGGCTCGGTGAGCTGACCGCCGAGGACCGCAGCGTCGAGGCCGCCTTCCGGATTTCCTACCAGCAGCTCCCGGCGACCGAGCGACGCGCGTTCCGCGTGCTGGGCCTGGCTCCGTCGCCCGAGCTGGACGGGCTCGCGGTGGCGGCGATGCTGGGTTGGGCCCGGTACGAGGCCGAACGCGTGCTGGAACGCCTGGTGGACACCAACCTGGTGCAGGAGCCGGCGGCCGGCCGCTACCGGCTGCACGACCTGGTCGCGGTGTTCGCGCGGCGCCTCGCCGCGCAGGATCCCGAGGAGGTCGCGGTGGCCCGCACCAGGCTGCTGGACCTCTACGTGACTGCGACCCGATGCGCTAGCGAGTGGGACTTCTCCGCCGACGCGACGGAGTCCCGGCCGGACCCGCCGCCGTTCAGCGGCGGCGAGGACGCGTCGGCCTGGTTGGACGCTGCCGGTGACCTCACCGACGTGGTCGGCCACGCCGCGGCCGCCGGACTTCCCGGCCATGCGTGCCGAATCGTCGAGGGCGCGGCGGACTACCTCGTCCGGCAGGGCCGCTACCACGAGTGCCGGTCCGCCATCGAGATCGCGCTGCCGCTGACCGCCGGGACCGCCGGCGAGCCGATGGCGTCGGCGCTGCGGTTCTGCCTCGGTTACGTCGACCTCACGCAGGGCCGCCTGGAGCAGGCGCGCCACTGGTTCGCCGACGCCATGCGGTGCCGCGGCGGCCGGGGCGACCGCCGCGACGAGGCCAGGGCCCTGGCCGGCCTCGGGGTGATCGCGGCGGCGGAGGGGGACCACACCGAGGCGGTCGGCCTGCTGACCGAGGTGATGACCATGGCCGACGAGCTGGACGACCCCTGGCTCGTCGAGCGGGCCGCCTCCCAGCTCGGCTACATACAGCACGTGCAGGGGCGGCACGAGGAGGCGCTCGCGCGCTTCGCGCAGTTCCGCGTGCTGGCCGAGAAGCTGGGAAATCCCGCGATGACGGCCCGGACGCTGTGCTTCACCGGGAGTGTCCACCTGGCCCGCGGCCGCTTCGCCGAGGCCGCCATCGCACTGCGGCAGGCCGCCGAACTGGCCGAACAGGTCGTGGACGTCATGCTGCACCTCGGCTGCCTGACGCGGCTGGGCACGGCGGAGCAGGAGCTGGGAAACCTGGACGCGGCACTCGGACTGCAACGCCGGGCGCTCGCCGGGGTCTCCGAGGAGATGCCCGGCCTGGTCTCGCTGGAGGTCCGCTACCGCTACGGCCTCACCTGCCTCGCGGCGGGGCGACCGGCCGAGGCGCGTGCGCAGTTCGAGCAGGCGCTGGCGCTGGCGGACGGCATCGGGCACGCCCAGTGGCGTGCCGACGTCCTGGACGGCCTGGACCGGTGCGGCCCCCGCTGA
- a CDS encoding WXG100 family type VII secretion target, with protein MTDWGDKSLIDAASAGVQDLAGAATAALEQAGPAGALAQPVVDALRNVWEGYFGSPLPPGGTNWNAYTHEQLYAMLWEGADVTDVSDVAAEWDRHGAELTGHAEGLHDQRGALERNWTGQAAGSAAGDLGALGDRTSDIGARAGDVAQATQSAGDALSTARNAMPPPPGDPAALAVTSAAAGAGAGAAVGAVAGAAAGGVGAGPGAVMGAAVGAVAGGGGSLFLASVAAAEQKAQAVHVMQRYEQSLLSSSRAIAPASTASASAASGGAAAATSPAGLAGSGAAGGAFGGGVPWGKLTGSGGPLDPGLVAGGSRAGAGGLAGRAGAASGLAAARAANRGGMVPGGGAGARERDDEETVHRNRMPVIDHRLFDFDEPVMPPVIGQ; from the coding sequence ATGACCGACTGGGGAGACAAGAGCCTGATCGACGCCGCGTCGGCGGGCGTCCAGGACCTGGCGGGGGCCGCCACCGCCGCGTTGGAGCAGGCCGGACCGGCCGGTGCGCTCGCGCAGCCGGTGGTGGACGCCCTGCGCAACGTGTGGGAGGGGTACTTCGGTTCACCGCTTCCGCCGGGGGGTACGAACTGGAACGCATACACCCACGAGCAGCTCTACGCGATGCTGTGGGAGGGCGCCGACGTCACCGACGTCAGCGACGTGGCCGCCGAGTGGGACCGGCACGGCGCGGAGCTGACCGGCCACGCAGAGGGGTTGCACGACCAGCGCGGTGCGCTGGAGCGGAACTGGACGGGCCAGGCGGCCGGGTCCGCCGCGGGCGATCTCGGTGCGCTCGGGGACCGGACCTCCGACATCGGTGCCCGCGCGGGCGATGTCGCCCAGGCCACCCAGAGCGCGGGTGACGCGCTGTCGACCGCGCGCAACGCGATGCCGCCGCCACCTGGTGATCCGGCCGCGCTGGCGGTCACCAGCGCCGCTGCGGGTGCAGGGGCGGGAGCGGCGGTCGGTGCGGTGGCCGGTGCCGCCGCGGGCGGGGTCGGTGCCGGGCCGGGAGCGGTGATGGGCGCGGCGGTGGGTGCCGTGGCGGGGGGTGGCGGCAGCCTGTTCCTCGCCAGCGTCGCGGCCGCCGAGCAGAAGGCCCAGGCGGTGCACGTCATGCAGCGCTACGAGCAGAGCCTGCTCAGCAGCAGCCGTGCGATCGCACCGGCGTCCACCGCGTCGGCATCCGCGGCCTCGGGCGGCGCGGCCGCGGCGACCAGTCCGGCGGGGCTGGCCGGCTCGGGCGCCGCGGGCGGTGCGTTCGGCGGGGGCGTGCCGTGGGGGAAGCTGACCGGCTCCGGCGGTCCGCTCGACCCGGGACTCGTGGCGGGCGGCTCGCGCGCGGGTGCAGGCGGACTGGCCGGCCGCGCCGGCGCGGCGTCCGGCCTCGCCGCCGCGCGTGCGGCGAACCGCGGCGGCATGGTGCCGGGAGGGGGCGCCGGCGCGCGGGAGCGCGACGACGAGGAAACCGTGCACCGCAACCGGATGCCGGTCATCGACCACCGCCTCTTCGACTTCGACGAACCGGTCATGCCGCCGGTCATCGGCCAGTGA